A single genomic interval of Aneurinibacillus migulanus harbors:
- a CDS encoding YaaC family protein, protein MYQAVHTIMCENPTKKMWDSYLYFESEPTTKTFLQQIYEKQSIQKSNVYAFHNASKFIYYIKQARQYYFSAAKSDILVQPLLLYYGMVSLLKAYVLTRDPQYPSNTRVLQHGVTSRKIKRNYYSLAEDEVRVQKEGLLPYLYSFLSKEPLHEKYRLQDLLAVIPELQAAYQRLYKQTSLTSVSLSSHRNFERLCTIFYLPDFVLDNAHLTYASFIHYLNRYNQGEAYFAASSLEAPRGIIRLEWHHPEKIHVTESGNGFENILFLHDYKGNFFYKTQAGKNHTIPEVVIHYMIMYVLGMLCRYETERWGEIVFSFMSEDMYMIQEFLTLSARKFPNLVYDLLLQERHIFYTE, encoded by the coding sequence ATGTATCAGGCGGTCCATACAATAATGTGTGAAAATCCGACGAAAAAAATGTGGGACAGCTACCTGTATTTCGAAAGTGAACCTACCACCAAAACATTCTTACAGCAAATATATGAAAAGCAAAGTATTCAGAAATCTAATGTGTATGCATTTCACAATGCCTCAAAGTTTATCTATTACATAAAGCAGGCCCGACAGTATTACTTCTCAGCTGCCAAAAGTGATATTCTTGTCCAGCCCTTGCTTCTGTATTACGGGATGGTAAGTCTTTTGAAAGCATATGTGCTTACGCGTGATCCCCAATATCCTTCAAACACACGGGTGCTGCAACATGGAGTAACAAGCCGTAAAATCAAAAGAAATTATTACTCGCTTGCTGAAGATGAAGTTCGTGTACAAAAAGAAGGACTTCTTCCATATCTTTATAGTTTTCTAAGCAAAGAACCGTTACATGAAAAGTATCGATTACAGGATTTGTTAGCCGTAATACCAGAGCTACAGGCAGCCTACCAACGGTTATATAAACAGACTTCCCTGACCTCAGTATCTCTTTCATCACATCGGAACTTTGAACGCTTATGCACAATCTTTTACCTTCCCGATTTTGTTCTCGATAACGCTCATTTGACATATGCATCATTTATCCATTATTTAAACCGCTACAATCAAGGAGAGGCTTATTTTGCAGCCTCTTCGCTTGAAGCTCCCCGTGGCATTATTCGGCTGGAATGGCACCATCCTGAGAAAATACATGTTACAGAAAGCGGTAATGGCTTTGAGAATATTTTATTCCTCCACGACTATAAAGGGAATTTTTTTTATAAAACACAAGCAGGCAAAAATCATACGATACCGGAAGTAGTCATTCATTACATGATTATGTACGTGCTAGGCATGCTTTGTCGATATGAAACAGAAAGATGGGGAGAAATCGTGTTCTCATTTATGTCTGAAGATATGTATATGATTCAAGAATTTTTGACGCTTTCTGCAAGGAAATTTCCAAACCTGGTATATGATTTACTTTTACAGGAAAGACATATTTTTTATACTGAATGA
- the guaB gene encoding IMP dehydrogenase, whose protein sequence is MWENKFSKEGLTFDDVLLIPGKSEVLPRDVNVSTQLSENVKLNIPLISAGMDTVTESALAIAIARQGGMGIIHKNMSVEQQAEEVDRVKRSESGVITNPFSLQPHHPVSDAEKLMAKFRISGVPIVDEKNKLVGILTNRDLRFVHDYSVQIAEVMTKEELVTAPVGTTLKQAEEILQRHKIEKLPIVDENNELKGLITIKDIEKAIQFPHAAKDAQGRLLCGAAVGVSKDTFERTEALVKAGIDCLVIDTAHGHSKGVIDTVKEVRAKYPDLTIVAGNVATGQATRDLIEAGASAVKVGIGPGSICTTRVVAGIGVPQITAIYDCASVAREYNIPIIADGGIKYSGDIAKAIGAGASVVMIGSLFAGCEESPGESEIYQGRRFKVYRGMGSLGAMKEGSKDRYFQEKEDDKKLVPEGIEGRVPYKGPLVDTVYQLVGGLRAGMGYCGTGSIEELKNNAQFIRITNAGLKESHPHDVNITKEAPNYSLS, encoded by the coding sequence GTGTGGGAAAATAAATTCAGTAAAGAAGGTTTGACGTTTGACGATGTATTGCTTATTCCGGGGAAATCTGAAGTGTTGCCGCGTGACGTTAATGTTTCCACACAGTTGAGTGAGAATGTAAAGTTGAACATTCCGCTGATTAGCGCCGGTATGGACACAGTAACCGAATCGGCCTTAGCCATTGCCATTGCACGTCAGGGAGGCATGGGAATTATTCACAAGAATATGTCAGTGGAACAACAGGCGGAAGAAGTTGATCGCGTTAAACGCTCCGAAAGCGGTGTTATTACCAACCCATTTTCTCTACAGCCCCATCATCCGGTATCAGATGCGGAAAAATTGATGGCCAAGTTCCGTATTTCCGGAGTTCCAATCGTTGATGAGAAAAATAAATTGGTCGGTATTCTTACTAATCGCGATCTTCGTTTCGTTCACGACTATTCTGTGCAGATTGCAGAAGTGATGACGAAAGAGGAACTGGTAACTGCTCCGGTAGGCACAACGTTAAAACAAGCAGAGGAAATCCTACAGCGCCATAAAATCGAGAAACTTCCAATCGTCGATGAAAACAACGAATTGAAGGGCCTTATTACAATTAAAGATATTGAGAAAGCCATCCAGTTCCCTCACGCTGCCAAGGACGCCCAGGGAAGACTTCTATGCGGCGCTGCTGTCGGCGTATCCAAAGATACATTTGAACGCACTGAGGCCCTTGTAAAAGCCGGAATCGACTGCCTTGTCATCGACACGGCACATGGTCATTCCAAAGGAGTAATCGATACGGTAAAAGAAGTACGAGCAAAATATCCTGACCTGACCATTGTGGCCGGTAATGTAGCTACTGGACAAGCGACTCGTGACTTAATTGAAGCAGGTGCTTCTGCTGTTAAAGTGGGTATCGGACCTGGATCGATTTGTACGACACGTGTTGTTGCCGGTATTGGTGTACCTCAGATTACGGCCATTTATGACTGCGCTTCTGTAGCACGGGAATACAACATTCCGATTATTGCGGACGGCGGAATAAAATATTCCGGCGACATCGCCAAAGCCATCGGAGCAGGTGCATCTGTAGTTATGATCGGAAGCCTGTTCGCTGGATGTGAAGAAAGCCCGGGAGAATCTGAAATTTACCAAGGCCGTCGTTTCAAAGTATACCGTGGCATGGGATCTCTTGGCGCAATGAAGGAAGGTAGTAAAGACCGTTACTTCCAGGAGAAAGAGGACGACAAAAAATTGGTTCCTGAGGGCATTGAGGGCCGCGTACCGTATAAAGGACCGCTGGTGGATACCGTATATCAACTAGTTGGAGGCTTGCGCGCAGGCATGGGGTATTGCGGAACTGGCAGCATTGAAGAACTAAAAAACAATGCTCAATTCATCCGTATTACAAATGCCGGATTAAAAGAGAGCCACCCACATGATGTAAATATTACAAAAGAGGCTCCAAACTATTCGCTTTCGTAA